GGAAAGGATGTACGCGAGTGTGGTGTGATATTTTTTACATCAgctcatttttttttgtttcattgaATTTATGTTTTCGAGGAACGACGACATATAgcattatcaacaacaacggCCATAACCCCCCAACACAATAACAATTACAATAGCAAAGTTATTGAATGACCTTCTAAAATGTAAGTTTCATATTCATGTTTTAATCAAGGATTGTTGATTAGTTCCgtgaaaataaaacaattttagCCTCTTGACAATCCATAAACTGTCGATTTTTGCCATCGCAAACGAAGTcctgaaaaattcaatatttgcAGCTACAACGTATTAACAACTGCTACTAATAAGACACGTCACGTCTTGCAACATTTTTCCGtctcttttttgtttgatattTGCATGTGATTGTAGTTTTCAGGTCATCGAGATTTGATTctaaagatttgaaaacttttatCACATGCAAATTGTTTGTATTTGTACGTGTGTGCCAATCTTTGACGTGTAACTGAAACTGATCTAAAACTTCCTGTTTTGATGCAAAAGCCGCACTTTTAAGCAATTTAGTTTTCCATTTAGTTAAGTCTGCCTACAGTTACTTGAGATAGAGATATGTTTCGTAGGAAAGTAGTAGTCACGGTGACATGGCAATATCGACGATAGAGTATTATTGTGAGAAATGGACCACCACAGTAATCCTGATTTCTCCGAGGAGCGTACTTTCAACAGTTGAGTCACACACTCACCAAGAGTTTGTACAATCGAATGATGATTGTGTTGTCAAGTTGCAACAAATTTCGTAGTTATTGTCGATGCTAGTCTACAGTTCAATGTTACATGATTGCAGATTTGATTTAGGCACATTCCTTTCCTCGTatgaaatataaaaatcaaaccatGAAACTAAGAATTCCTATTGTTCCGATTTTAGAATTTCTACGTTTTGAGTTTGGTGGATTGTTacagcaaaaaaaaattcttgacTCTAATTTAGATCTTCTTCTTAATTGTTTTGCCTGGTTCATGGAGGGATCTATTGTTTATCTCTGCGATGTATCTATAGAAATACTACTTCAAATCCATACATATGTGAATAGTAAGTGATATACtgccaaaaaaaactgcTAGCAGTTGCAGCAGACATGCTACTGTTTGTTATCTTTGCAAAGCCAGGTCCAAAGCCTATACGGATTTTTACGgaatgaaaagaaaaatttttttatctgCACCGGTTATGTGATGGGTTGGCGGTACCAGTGGaaattttatcatcatcgcAACTTTTACCGCCATTGatggaaatttttttttctctttcaaaTCGGACTTCCTGGGCGAGTAACCAACCAACTGAAATCTAGAAGCAGAGCCTATTTCACTTTCAGAGCTTGCTACATCGCTGGTGTTTCTTTTATGTATCTTACATATACGACTGAAAATACTCCGGTTAAAAGGAAAAACTACATCCTGTAAAGTACCACGTAGAATGTGCAAGTGTCAAAAGAGACAAGCACTAGCTAGAAAGATGTGTCTACTGGTGCCACTCTTACACATTGGACGATTCAAAGAGAAGCTATCTAGGTAGAtgtcaatttgaaatcaaaccaTTATTGCATCTCCGGTTCCTACAGCTTCCCCTAGTAATAAACAATAGCTGCAAATGAGTACAATGGACATGATAGTAAAAGTAAACAGCTTCATGCGTTGAATATTTAACACGAGTGGatataaattcattaatcCCTCACCATCAAATGAAACCACAATTGTGCTTATGCTTAGCATATGATTGGAGTTCTAGATATTGCTGGCTCCGCTCCCCTCCTTTCCGCGGTCccttaaaaaaagaagagacGAACTGAGTTTCAActaaaattgttgatgttgtatTACTTAAAACGGACTGCAGTGATTGATTAGTAGATTTACTTAAAAGAGGCAATAATATCAACACCTCGATCGTCGGTTAAGTGGTTATGAACCTAGTTTCTATTCTTACTATGATTTTGTATAATCTAAGTTTATCTATATAGCATTATCATATGCAGCAAACAAATCGTGTTTTCAGTAATCACAAGAATTGATATATAACAAGATTGCTTTTATGCCAGATTTGGAATTTTGGTATTAGTACTGTGATTGTGGGTCCAAGTCTTACTTTCACCGGGTTTGTACCAACAtgttgaacaaaaaaaattatccGAAGAAGGTATTTActaataattgtttatttcgATTCTCTATTATAAATCGTGCATGTTAAATCCGCCATTGGAACCTTATCATGATCAACTAACcttcttcaacaatagACCAGAAACAAGGAACTTAGAGTTAGCATTGTCATCTTTTAGGTATTCGCGTCTTTCGTATCATTTGACTTTAACCTTTTGGTACCAAAAGTTAAGTAAAGTTTTCATTTAGTGAGTTTAAAATCATCTTTATTATCACAATTGATGTGGCAACAATGAAAATCAGAATTCTCTACAATGTGGATTTGGGTTAAGTAGgctattcttttttttttgattttgtctCGAGTAAACCATTCATTGTTCAATTCTCCCCTCTTCGTTGTCTTTCTCGACAATATTTTGATCCTATTATTAATGGGGTGGTTAGTTTATCTGTGACATTTACACTCCGAAACTTGCTTGTGCAATagtttattcttttctctCGTCTCATTAAGTTTATCTCCGGTGTGTTTACATATTGACAAGAAACAGTGACGACCTCATCCATCGATCAACTAACTAGCCCAAGAGTTATTTATCACGACTGCATTTACTGTAGTGGTTtctataaataaatgattaTCACTAAGATGCGCCTgtgatttattttgatcTTTAAAGACacattaatattattattgcttAAAACCTTTACTTGTCTCACTTCTAATGGCTGGAAAAATTCTATAGGTCATTCTTTATATGTATCATTTAAAAGTTTCTTCTATATTTGCTTGGGTCCGGAATAGTATGGCTTtccttttttcaaatttttcacaaGCATAAATGTGTAATATCATTCAATGTTCCTTAGAAGATTGCTTTTTCACTAAACACTGTACGAAAGGTAATGTATGACTTGTATAAGCCTACTTTGCTTTACAATCTATTGTAATAGAAGTTTATCACCATTACTATAATGATACTCGTAGCCATAATGGTGATATTAGGTAGTGCTGTTTCACGCATGTGATAAATTCATAGCTCATACTATCTAactaaaatttattattatatacaCAATTGTCGTAGTATTGGATAACGCGACAAGCAAAACTAAATGTGTTCATTAATGATTCTAGACCATTCTTGCCATCGTAgtgttatttttgttttcgttattacttttgaaaaataaaatgtttGCATGTGATTTGTTTTGACCATATGGTAGTTGCGATATTCGTCGCCCTATCTATTTTTGCAACAGACTAATACCCAACTCACTCACTGTTATCTTTATTGTAAGAATTTCGTCGTTACAATACAACTACCCATAGATGGTTTACTATCAATAATAGCATCATTCAACAATTCATCCAATTTAATATTAGGAAAttccaattgataataGTTTTTAATCAATCCTTGGATCAATTGTTTCGATTTATCTAATGTTGTCaaatgaacaattgaacCACCCCAACCAGCACCGGTGATTCTTGATCCATAAGAACCATTTTGTAATgcaattgaacaaatctcattcaatttgtcatttgatgattcattcaatttatcaagatCTGATTGCGATTGGTTCATCAATTCCCCAAACTTGACCAAAAATGATTCGTCATCGTCtttgctgttgctgctggTCTGTGTCGTTgataacaatttcaaagtCTCTAATACTCGCAAACTCTCTTGATATACGTGTTTGGCACGTTGGTAAAGTTTCAAAACATCAAATTTGACTGGGTAAGCTTGCAAATATTTACTTTTAAATTCATCCAAAGATAAATCCAACACAGTTAAACATTGATCAACAGTATACCCttcttgattgttgttcaattcagtttcaacaatagcaatcattttcttcaattggtCAATACCAACATCAATGTCGTTTCCATCCCATTTACAAGTATTGAATACTGCATCCATTACCCCTCTTAAACTGCTAGTGCCGATATTTGAATCTTGAGGTACTAAAGTTcctaaattcaattttttgaccAACACATCAGCTGCAATTGCCATCTCTACCACTCGCAAATTATAATGGATAGGAGCTGTTTCATGTTTATTTGACACTTGCAAACTATTAGTAATAACAAATGTTAAGTTTTCCACAGGAAATTTGAATGGTTTCCcaattaattttggtttaaattgaatcaataatgCTTTATCTGGTTCCCCATACACACTAGCACATTGATCCATTCCACCAGTATTAACACCAACATAATGTTCACAAACAACTGTGATTCTTGTCAAATCAGCTTTGCTTATATCTTTAACTCCATTGGCATGAAGTATAGCTAATGTAGAAGCAACACAAAATGCAGCTGATGAAGATAACCCTCCTCCTGTAGGTACATTACCATCAAAAGTCAATTTCATACCTTTCAATTGGCCTTTTAAGTTTTGTTCAGTTAAATAGTTGTTGGCGACAATTAATGCacatttgaaataatttgCCCAACTATGATGCTGTGAATCAATCTCAAAACcatcgttgttgttggtcaATGGTATAGTTTCCTTGGCAAAATTCTTGGAATCAGTGTTTGTAATCACTATTTCTGGTTCATCATTGACATTCACTGCAACTATAACATCGTTGCTTATAGCCATGGGTAAAACAGGGAAGAAATTGTAATCAATATGATCACCAATTAAGTTAACACGTCCAGGAGATCTAgcaaagaaatcaattgatgcATTAGGGAAATTGGATTGGAAAATCTCAACTAATTTCAAGTATCTGGATTTAGTTAATTCTTGATCATTGGAAtaaaatgataaatcatcaaacGTAGGAACTGACATGGTATAACTCTTTCTTATAAAAATCGGTTTGTATGTGTGTATATGTgggagaaaaaaaaaattacaaagaaatcaaaaaggaTCTGGGAAACTTTCAAACTCTATTTTATATCaaagtttaattttatatGATTGTAATAACAAGTGGGCaaattctttcaaaactattgaatgaagaaagaaaaccaaTGAGCTAAAACATtctttccaaaaaaaacgaaaaacGAAAACTAAACACCAACCCCGGAAACCGAACTATCATGAATCGTGTCAGATGTCTAAACATTGTGTGAAGATGAGAGAGGAATGAATTCTCCAGACACAAACAAACaccaaaaattttaataatccTTGTTCAGTTTTTCTTTGCccgacaaaaaaaataaacctaaaaaaaattttcatttcgGAAAAATCATAAATCGCTTTTCACCTTCAAATAAACATAAATTGTAACGTTACATTTAACTTTCTCATAATTAATTATGATTTTGGTGTCGGGAAAATACAATCATCTTTGTCCATATATTTTTTGGAAGGTTTTGTAAACTGcttaaaattttttcccCCCCACTTTCCCCGAtggaatgaaaaaataaattaatccGAAGCTTCCCCAAAATTTCTTTCGGACACTGGCCACAAAACAAgctttttttcttggcaATATTTTTTACACATAGCACAAAACTAGGCTGACAAAAAAACAGAACTAAAACAATGGAGAAAAAAGTGTTCCCACTTGTATTCTGTTCGTGGCAAAGTATTCCTCTATGTTCGCTTCTAATTCCCATAATTACTTTATGTGTTTGTGTGCTGGTCATCCAATTCcagtttcattattttcaaaatgaaaTGTATCGACCGGTTTGCATTGTTATTTGGTTAGTTGACTAATACCTCACATTAccaatttttgaaactCAATTTCTGTCTGGTTTTTCAAGCATCATTTCTTATATTTAGAGCTAAGCCTAAAAATATCTTCTGATCATCCATCCGAACGTTTTTGTGCATAGTCTGGAGTAAACAAACAATCTAGACATCCAATAAGAATTCCCattttctaaaaaaaatacacgTTTCGTTTGGAATTAAACCAAGGAAAAtgatattcaaaaattattttcaaacttTTACACCGTTTCTTCCCGTTTATTGTGTGTTTTCTTCAGTGTAACGTTACATTGGTTCCTCTTCGTCAATATCAGATCTTCCCTCACTGTACAGgcttttaatttttcaataaattagtATAAAACCGGCCCTTGATAAATTCAAGTCCttccaaaattttaaaaaaaaaggaaaataGTTTTACCAATTTTCAACATATACAactcataataataaaaacttAAACATGTCAAACGAATATATTCTTGTTACTGGTGGTGCAGGTTACATTGGTTCTCATACagttattgaattaatCAGTAATGGATATAAAGTAGtcattgttgataatttaagTAATTCTTCCTATGATGCAGTTGCTagaattgaattcattGTCAAACAACATGTTCCATTCTATGATGTTGATATCAGAAATTATGAGCAATTGAATAAAGTTTTCCAAGATTATAAGATCTCTGGAGTCATTCATTTTGCTGCTTTGAAAGCTGTTGgtgaatcaacaaaaatccCCTTAGCATattatgataataatgTATCAGGTACTGTCAACTTATTGGAAGTATGTAAAGCCAATGATGTGAAGACAATTGTTTTCAGTTCTTCAGCTACTGTCTATGGTGATGTTACTAGATTTGGTGATAATTCAATGATTCCTATCCCTGAACATTGTCCAATGGATCCAACAAATCCATATGGAAGAacaaaattcattattgaGTCGATTTTAAaagatatttataataGTGATGATGCTTGGAAAGTAGCAATTTTGAGATATTTCAACCCAATTGGTGCTCATCCATCTGGTTTATTAGGTGAAGATCCATTAGGAATCCCAAATAACTTATTACCTTATTTGGCTCAAGTTGCTATAGGTAGACGTGAAAAATTGTCTATTTTCGGAAATGATTATAATAGTCGTGATGGTACCCCTATTAGAGACTATATTCATGTGGTTGATTTGGCAAAGGGTCACATTGCTGCATTGgcatatttgaaaaacttgCAATCTAAAGGCTTGTATCGTGAATGGAATTTAGGTACTGGTAAAGGATCCACTGTTTTTGAAGTTTATCATGCCTTTAGTAAAGTTGTTGGTAGAGAATTGCCCCATGAAGTTGTTGGAAGACGTGCTGGGGATGTCTTGGATTTGACTGCTAAGCCAGACAGAGCAAACAAGGAATTGCAATGGAAAACTGAACTTGCCATTGATGATGCTTGTAAAGATTTATGGAAATGGACTACTGAGAACCCTTTTGGATTCAACATTGAGAATTATTCTTGGAAAGAATTTGATGGGTTCAATAACCGTTTGCACAGTTTTGTTGCTGGTGACTTGAAAGTTAACTTAGCGAATCGTGGTGCATTGATCCAAGCTATCACGTTGAAGGATTCCAATATGGTCAAAGCTTATAATAATGCTGAAGATTTCAAATCTGAAACTAACCCATTTTTCGGTACCACTGTTGGTAGATATGCCAATAGAATTTCCAATGGAGaatttaaattgaatgGAAAAGTGTACAAATTAACTAAAAATGAAGGAGCAAACAACTTGCATGGTGGTGCAAATGGATTCGATAAACAAGATTTCTTTGGTCCAGTTGTGAAAAGTCGTGATGGTAAGTTTTTCGTTGATTTCTTGTTGGTTGATAAAGATGGTAATGATGGGTTCCCAGGTGAGCTTGAAGCTATCGTACATTACACAATTGATGACTCCTCAGTGGAAATTGAATATGAATGTCAATTATTATCTGGTGAAGCAACAATTGTCAATATGACTAACCATAGTTATTTCAATGTTTCCAACTCAGACACTATTGAAGGAACCGAGGTAAAATTGATTACTGATAAAATGTTAGAAGTGGATTCACAATTATTACCAACTGgtaaatttattgaaaatgaaaaagcTGCTAGCCCAATTGTGTTAAATGAGAATGACGTATTTGacaattgttttattgttgatgaagaatgTGGTATAGATACTCGTGATAAACCTTTGAAACAAGTCTTTGAAGCAACTAGTTTTGtcacaaacaacaaattgaagataTCCACCACTGAACCAGCTTTCCAATTTTACACTGGTGACGGTGTTAATACTAAAGGTTTTGGGAAAAGATGTGGTTTCTGCGTGGAACCAAGTAGATTTATTAATGCAATCAATCACAAAGAATGGTCTAATCAAGTCATCTTGAAAAAAGGTGATGTTTATGGAagtaaaattaaatatgaATTTCAATAGTCAACAAAAGTAAAACCTAATTAATATATGAAAGTGAAATGTAACATATGAACAGCCATTGATagcttgttgttgtagtaaGTATAGATCACAAACTAACTAACGATCAAAAGTGCACCTTAATAAACGggacagaaaaaaaaggccaccaaaaaaaaaaaaatcaaaaatcctacccaaaccaaacaacaacaacaacatacAATGAAAGTTTACTCTATATTAATTCTAAATAAAGCAGGTGGTcttatttatcaaaatgaaCTTGTACCAGGTCTAAGTAAATTGTCAGCTAACGATTACTTGGTGCTAGCAGGTACACTACACGGTGTTCATGCCATTGGTTCTAAATTGTCTTCAACgattaacaacaataacaatccAAACGGAGAAGAACTTAATGCTGCCCATAATGCCATCATATTATCTTCTGGTAAAGCCGGGAGTGCAAATAGTAACAGAACTGGCTTACAAAAAATCGAAACTGATAtgtttaatttatatatatttcaaaCTGTTAGTGGGTTAAAATTCATTATGATCACAGCACCAAATGTGGCCAATTCAGAGACAGTCACCGATGAGTTATTCCGTCATTTATACATACTTTATTCTGATTACGTTATGAAGGATCCATTTTATTCATTAGATATGCCTATAAAAAGTAGTTTATTCGATGGGAGAGTCAAGCAGTTGTTTGCACAACTGTAAACCTTGAACAAGAGATATTTTCGGAGACCATCCCAAATTATGGATCTTTGTTGTGTCTATGGAATAATTAGTATCGTTGTAATTTCGATCtttgataaattggatTTCACCACGGCCAAATATTTCCATTATAAGTTTGATTAAACTTAGGTTATCCAATTCATCTGTACCTCCTATATTATAGATTTGATTAACTGTTGTCATGGGGTTTTTGATCCACACAGTTTCAATAGCCAACACAATATCAAGAACGTACAagtattttcttttattggTTCCCTTGCCATGAACTGGAATTGGTTTCTTTTCGTTTATACATTGTATAGTCAATGGGATGATTTTTTCAGGATATTGTAATGGTCCATAAACATTATTAGGCCGAAGTATTGTTATTGGCAATTTATATGAATATTGatatgatttgattattaaatcaatagcTGCTTTACTTGCAGAATATGGATTAGTTGGGTTCATGACCGCATTCTCTTTATTGTCACCTTCATAAACATCTCCATAAACTTCATCAGTAGAAATATGCAAAAAATACCCAATGCTTGGATTTAGTCGATGACATTCCAATAGGTTTTGAGTAGCTagtatattatttttggtaAAATATACCGGATCTTTAAATGATCGATCAACTGATGATTCTGCTGCAAAGTTTATAATGTCGGTAGTGTTTTTAGTGATTTTGAGAAGGTATTCTAGATTATCTGATAAATCCAAGTGAACAAATTCAAAGTTTGAGAAACTCTTAAGATTTTCGATTTCAGTAGCATTACTAGCATAGTTTAGCTTATCAATACAAGTGAAATGAAAGTTGGGATATTTCTTTACCATATAGCATAAGAAATGTATACCAATGAACCCAGCTCCGCCGCTAACAACTATTCttttatcaaatgataCTGTCATTCCTTTAAGGTCAAGTTGGGATGTGGTTTGGGTGTAGTAAAGTTTAtgtttatgttttttttttttttcacccCAAAGAATATTTCTATCCGTGATGTCCACAtaagataaagaaaaaacgCATCGAAAGAAGTTTAATTGCTCTTTACACACCTTAACTTAAAATTGCAACGTTACATTAAGATTTGTTAGGAATTACTTGCCATTGGAGTTTAATCACCAATTTTCAACACTTCACATACATTAACCCGATTAGCcgtttttattttttttttaaaaaaaaaacattccTGTCTGAGAAAATAGTCTACAATCGCCTTGTGTCACCTCCTCCCCCCACGTTGTGAAAATAGTCTTGGTGTTCTTGTCTAATTCATGTTTGTGTTCTGATGATTtagtttttagtttttttaaatcatGAGATTTAGTGCCCGGTTTTATTCTCCACACAAAACTTGACAAAAATGTAACGTTACATTGTAATTTGCCATACATTAAATCAtggagagagagagaagataaaaaaatgtcTGCATAATAAAAGTTTATTCTATTTCCAAGACAgtaagaaagaaaaaaagaaaaaaaaaaaagacgaACCAacagagagagagaaaaacaAAGTAAAGTGTTGTTGCTCTACCAAATAGGGAAAAGCaggaagaagaggaagtggaaaaaaaaattgttgacaatcaccaacaacaacaactaacAAAATCATCTATAATTTCTTTGAATAATCCGAAGAAGTCCATTCCTCGTGGTTAATTAGTTTGTGCCagtttcaaaaacaattctATTGAATTCTTGCCTTGTTATTTGTTTGCCTTgcatttcatttcatttattttttgcaTTTCATCATAAATATTTCAGCATTATAAATAAGACCAAGTATCCCCACCTACTAacgtcatcatcatcatgtCTCTTGATCATCTTCTAAATCCACTAacatcaacaccaacatatataaaaatgactcaagaatttgatttcactAACCATTCTCATCGTCGCTTGAATTTGTTAACTAATAAGTTTGTCTTGTGTTCTCCACATAGAGCTAAAAGACCATGGCAAGGTgctaaagaagaaatcaaaaaatctGCATTACCAGAATATGATCCTAAATGTTATTTATGTCCTGGTAACATACGTGCTACTGGTGATATGAATCCTAAATATGACGCTACATATATTTTTCCTAATGATTATCCTGCTGTGAGGTTGGATCAACCAGAATATAAAGAAGATGAGCAAGATAAACAGAATACTTTAAAAAGTAGATTATTACAAACTCAGGGTGTAAGAGGTAAATGTTTTgtcatttgtttttctcCCAAACATAATTTGACTTTACCATTAAtgaaagatgaagaaatcaataatgtGGTGAATGCTTGGCAAGACTTATATGGTAATTTGCTTCAAGAAAGTAATCAGGGCATTGCTCcttataaatatttacaaatttttgaaaataaaggTGCAGCAATGGGATGTTCCAACCCTCATCCTCATGGTCAAGCTTGGTGTTTAGATGTGATACCAACCGAAGTGAAAGATGAATTAGATAACATGTCGgaatattataaaaaatataattctCATCTTTTAGGAGATTATGTTGAATTggaattacaagaaaaaaagagaattgTTGCTGAGAATGATTCATTTATAGTTGTGGTGCCATATTGGGCATTATGGCCATTTGAAACTTTGTTAATATCGAAAACtcatttaaaatcaattcaagaattcaatgacaaacaaaaacttgATTTGGCAgctattttgaaaattttaacaacaaaatatgataatttattcaatacTTCATTCCCTTATTCTATGGGTATTCATCAAGCTCCATTTAAATGTACTCATGAACAAAATGAATGTTCATGGTTCCATATGCATTTTTACCCTCCATTGTTACGTTCAGCTACTGTGAAAAAATTCTGTGTGGGATTTGAAATGTTGGGTGAACCACAACGTGATTTGACTAGTGAACAAGCAGCTGCTAGattacaagaattgaatggAGATGTTCATTATATGAATAAACCTCAAGCATAAGTGTTTggcattttctttttgctttttttttctttggagTTTGTATTGTGATTTATAGATAGATACGATAATGCATAATTTTAATATGATTTAAAAAGTAAGTGTTGTAAGAATGAAGTTTAAATGGGTGAAAGTGTTCTAATATAGAAACTTTGTACCTATTTTGGGGGcatttttttgcaaaaattctccaaaaaaaaggcCAAGTCTGGTTCTAATTAtgtaaaattgataaatgaCAACACAAACTTTCATTATACTTTAACTCAACACACTCTATATGTATAGTCAGCTGTACTCGACTCTCATCTATACTCTGTATATCTAGATTCTATTTTGcagtaaaaaaaaaccagcCCAGACCATATCTCATCgacacacaaaaaaaaaaaaaatttccaaaaaataCTCACTTATAGTAAACAACATCACTTACCAAAAAGTCCAACCCACCATGtcaaaagaaacaaaaccACCATTAGATTCAAGAATAGGAAAAGACTCTCCATTCACATTTGGTCAAAGATATTTAGAAAGTGAAGAAGATGTATTCAATCATAATGCATGGGATCATGTTGAATGGGGTGAAgaacaaattaaacaagCTCAAGAATTAATTTCTAAACAATATGATCATCCagttaaagaatttgataaaaatttatataattctAATCCAGCTAAATATTGGGATTTATTTTATAAACATAATcgagaaaatttttttaaagatCGTAAATGGttacaaattgaattccCATCATTATATAAAGTCACTAgtaaaaattatcaacaaccaacTACAATATTAGAAATTGGTTGTGGTGCTGGGAATACATTTTTCccaattttaaatcaaaatg
This genomic stretch from Candida albicans SC5314 chromosome 1, complete sequence harbors:
- the GAL7 gene encoding UDP-glucose:hexose-1-phosphate uridylyltransferase (Putative galactose-1-phoshphate uridyl transferase; downregulated by hypoxia, upregulated by ketoconazole; macrophage/pseudohyphal-repressed), with the translated sequence MSLDHLLNPLTSTPTYIKMTQEFDFTNHSHRRLNLLTNKFVLCSPHRAKRPWQGAKEEIKKSALPEYDPKCYLCPGNIRATGDMNPKYDATYIFPNDYPAVRLDQPEYKEDEQDKQNTLKSRLLQTQGVRGKCFVICFSPKHNLTLPLMKDEEINNVVNAWQDLYGNLLQESNQGIAPYKYLQIFENKGAAMGCSNPHPHGQAWCLDVIPTEVKDELDNMSEYYKKYNSHLLGDYVELELQEKKRIVAENDSFIVVVPYWALWPFETLLISKTHLKSIQEFNDKQKLDLAAILKILTTKYDNLFNTSFPYSMGIHQAPFKCTHEQNECSWFHMHFYPPLLRSATVKKFCVGFEMLGEPQRDLTSEQAAARLQELNGDVHYMNKPQA